The proteins below come from a single Terriglobia bacterium genomic window:
- a CDS encoding amino acid permease, with protein MIAIGGAIGTGLFLGSSLAVRAAGPAVILTFVLGAAITLLLMGALSEMSVAHPTAGSFGVHAEIYLGRWAGFVVRYTYWAVQAIAIGGEATAVAVYCRWWFPNVPSWLWIVGFSAGLLWVNARSVGSFGTFEYWFAMIKVVAIVLFIVFGAAMPLGAGHPAIGARNFTAHGGFFPRGLSGMWMAIVFVIYGYIGAEIVAVTAGEAKDPERAVPRAMRSMVGRLILFYIGAMIVLIGVVPWDRIQPGADVTASPFVTVFQVMGIPAAAHVVNFVVLTAALSSINCNFYLVTRMMFSLARGGYAPGVFGKVSRQGTPVNALLMSTFGLALATVMAALYPRTAYVYMFGIALFGGLFIWLMIFLTHLPFRRRWEQSGAPPLPVRMPGYPFTTLLGAASIIAILLTTWWVEGMRVTLLAGIPWLAFISLCYVLWRRASRVARVYDPGGHGSETRATQPAP; from the coding sequence ATGATCGCGATTGGCGGCGCCATCGGCACCGGATTGTTCCTCGGCAGTTCGCTGGCCGTGCGCGCCGCCGGGCCGGCCGTGATCCTCACCTTCGTGCTCGGCGCGGCGATCACGTTGCTGCTGATGGGCGCGCTCTCGGAAATGTCGGTGGCGCATCCCACCGCCGGGTCGTTCGGCGTTCATGCCGAAATTTATCTCGGCCGCTGGGCCGGCTTCGTGGTTCGTTACACCTACTGGGCGGTACAGGCGATTGCCATCGGAGGCGAAGCCACCGCAGTCGCGGTGTACTGCCGCTGGTGGTTCCCCAACGTGCCCTCGTGGCTGTGGATCGTCGGATTTTCGGCGGGGCTGCTGTGGGTGAACGCCCGCAGCGTGGGCAGCTTCGGCACGTTTGAGTACTGGTTTGCGATGATCAAGGTGGTCGCGATTGTTCTCTTCATCGTGTTTGGGGCGGCCATGCCGCTGGGCGCCGGTCACCCGGCAATTGGCGCGCGCAATTTCACCGCGCACGGCGGATTTTTCCCGCGCGGCTTGTCCGGAATGTGGATGGCGATCGTGTTTGTCATCTACGGTTACATTGGCGCCGAGATTGTCGCGGTGACCGCCGGAGAAGCCAAGGACCCGGAGCGTGCCGTGCCCCGCGCCATGCGTTCCATGGTCGGCCGGCTCATCCTCTTCTACATCGGAGCGATGATTGTCCTCATCGGCGTGGTGCCCTGGGACCGCATTCAGCCGGGCGCCGACGTCACCGCCAGCCCGTTTGTCACCGTTTTTCAAGTCATGGGGATCCCAGCCGCAGCGCACGTGGTTAACTTTGTCGTGCTCACCGCCGCACTCTCCAGCATCAATTGCAACTTCTACCTGGTCACGCGCATGATGTTTTCGCTCGCGCGCGGCGGCTATGCGCCCGGCGTGTTTGGAAAGGTCTCGCGCCAGGGCACGCCGGTCAACGCCCTGCTCATGTCCACCTTCGGACTGGCGCTGGCTACCGTGATGGCCGCATTGTACCCGCGCACGGCGTATGTCTACATGTTCGGGATCGCGCTGTTCGGCGGGCTTTTCATCTGGCTGATGATTTTCCTGACTCACCTGCCCTTTCGCCGCCGCTGGGAACAGAGTGGCGCGCCGCCGCTACCGGTGCGCATGCCGGGATATCCGTTTACCACGCTGCTGGGAGCGGCCTCGATCATCGCCATCCTGCTGACCACGTGGTGGGTGGAGGGAATGCGCGTGACGCTGCTCGCGGGCATTCCATGGCTGGCGTTTATTTCGCTGTGTTACGTCCTGTGGCGACGCGCGAGCCGTGTGGCCCGGGTCTACGACCCGGGAGGCCACGGGTCAGAGACCCGTGCCACACAGCCGGCTCCGTGA
- a CDS encoding M20/M25/M40 family metallo-hydrolase, which produces MTQPGVEPSKLPHDVAERIVAEVREDEIVSMACEVINIPSPTGDELAMGNYLQRRWEEMGLRVVRQEVEEGRANIVARYEGRGAGRNLMFNGHMDTSNTGREPFLAGIGYKPSAVVKNGMIYGLGIYNMKGALVCYTQAVRALQRAGVAVEGDVILAAVVGEIEKAQWGEFNGKEYRGYGVGSHHLVTHGVVPDMCILGEPTDMAVVLEHFGSLWARISVAGNYVHTAFAEGKEDENCILRMAGVLEAVREWMPRWQTMAAHGGHKGIVNVGGIRGGHPWRASRTPERTDLFLDLRVPPAMEMAEARREIQQLFLKLRRQNANFGLEFETYVSVPGATISGDHEMVRAIEANHRRVTGDTPRRDVVTWCSDASVLSRYGIPTVNYGPSSGPRDAEGEKVAIRTFVDITRIYALTAAELCGGRTA; this is translated from the coding sequence ATGACTCAACCCGGCGTGGAACCTTCGAAGCTGCCGCACGATGTCGCCGAGCGCATCGTCGCCGAAGTGCGCGAGGACGAAATTGTCTCCATGGCCTGCGAGGTCATCAACATTCCCAGCCCCACCGGCGACGAGCTCGCCATGGGCAACTACCTGCAACGGCGCTGGGAAGAGATGGGCCTGCGGGTGGTGCGCCAGGAGGTGGAGGAGGGCCGGGCAAATATCGTGGCACGATACGAAGGCCGCGGCGCTGGGCGCAACCTGATGTTCAACGGCCACATGGACACCTCCAACACCGGGCGGGAGCCGTTTCTCGCCGGCATCGGTTACAAGCCCAGCGCCGTGGTCAAGAACGGAATGATCTACGGCCTCGGCATCTATAACATGAAAGGCGCGCTCGTCTGCTATACGCAGGCGGTGCGGGCGTTGCAGCGTGCCGGAGTCGCGGTTGAGGGCGACGTTATCCTGGCCGCGGTCGTCGGCGAAATCGAGAAGGCACAGTGGGGCGAATTTAACGGCAAGGAATACCGCGGTTACGGCGTCGGCTCACACCATCTTGTCACCCATGGCGTCGTACCCGACATGTGCATTCTCGGCGAGCCCACCGACATGGCCGTCGTGCTCGAGCACTTCGGGTCGCTGTGGGCGCGCATTTCCGTCGCCGGCAACTACGTCCACACGGCGTTCGCCGAAGGCAAGGAAGATGAGAATTGCATTTTGCGCATGGCCGGCGTGCTGGAAGCCGTGCGCGAATGGATGCCGCGCTGGCAGACGATGGCGGCGCACGGCGGGCACAAGGGAATCGTGAATGTCGGCGGAATCCGCGGCGGCCACCCGTGGCGCGCCAGCCGCACACCCGAGCGCACCGACCTTTTTCTCGACCTGCGCGTTCCTCCAGCGATGGAAATGGCCGAGGCGCGCCGCGAGATCCAGCAGCTCTTCCTCAAGCTCCGCCGGCAGAACGCGAACTTCGGCCTGGAATTTGAAACCTACGTCTCGGTTCCGGGCGCCACCATCAGCGGCGATCACGAGATGGTGCGCGCCATCGAGGCCAACCACCGGCGTGTGACCGGCGACACTCCGCGGCGTGACGTGGTCACCTGGTGCTCAGACGCCTCTGTGCTCTCGCGCTACGGCATTCCCACCGTCAATTACGGGCCGTCCAGCGGTCCGCGCGACGCCGAAGGAGAAAAGGTCGCGATCCGGACGTTCGTGGACATCACGCGCATCTACGCCCTGACCGCCGCCGAGCTGTGTGGCGGGCGGACCGCATGA
- a CDS encoding xanthine dehydrogenase family protein molybdopterin-binding subunit — MATKDDVKTTWTGQPLRRKEEDRLVRGKGKFIDDYKLEGMLYMRLVRSPYAHARLNNVDVSAAEAHPGVVCTLTGAEVAKLTQPFPEIASGAGAKIQDYPLAVSKVRFQGEPVAAVIADSRLTAEDAAELVQVDYEALEPVVTCDAALADRSILHDEAGTNLVWQGQFEYGEVDKAFAEAASVVTIDRMHFHRFSSTPLENNAVIGQWDADDNTIQYWSNNSFPAFAIQFLAPHLGVHIDAIRTQSYDIGGSFGIKITNYPYMALCALASRKAGGRPVKWSETRTEHLMASAHGNERTFLNTRVALDKNGVITAIESRHIDDCGAYPRYEPLGCIIWAQVLPGAYRFRNLRIDFKQVATNKCPVGPNRGYSRMQHLWFLERVLDTCARELGIDPVEMRLRNYIQPTEMPYTTPNGCVYDSGNYPAMLKKAQELIGWDDWQKKIPEMRQQGRAVGIGIGTTLDSGTNNFGQARIINPLAPFSGNSKAAMVKIDIYGEVVVLLGSVPQGQGHETTASQVVADVLNILPETVHVRPGFDTDFNVHTGHTGTYASQFAVTGLSAIYGAAVKLKKELAQLAAFVLDASIDDLEFGVGKDGPEVRVKGSDKAIPYGGLANIVNVNNAGLPEDLDVTLNCRYVYRPPFKLPDLGRKYGNLTLTYAAQLHIAVVEVERDTFVPRILAYACVDDCGRAVNPRIVEGQVHGCTAHGIGAAIMETCAYDPAGNLLTSTFSDYTPITALNMPRLRYGHIETPSPFTFNGAKGMGEGGAAPLHTMCAAIQDAVYPLKVFVSDSHNTADSLFAAIQSAQSGAHARGVRIQHSSAGTETKWEGGQDLM, encoded by the coding sequence ATGGCGACCAAGGACGACGTCAAGACGACATGGACCGGCCAGCCGCTGCGCCGCAAGGAAGAAGACCGCCTGGTCCGCGGCAAGGGCAAGTTCATTGACGATTACAAGCTCGAGGGCATGCTCTACATGCGCCTGGTGCGCTCGCCGTACGCACACGCGCGCCTCAACAACGTGGACGTCAGCGCCGCCGAAGCTCACCCCGGAGTGGTTTGCACGCTGACCGGCGCCGAGGTCGCGAAACTTACGCAGCCCTTCCCCGAGATCGCTTCGGGCGCTGGCGCAAAAATCCAGGACTATCCGCTGGCGGTTTCGAAAGTTCGTTTCCAGGGCGAGCCGGTTGCCGCCGTGATCGCCGATTCCCGCCTCACTGCCGAAGATGCCGCCGAACTGGTGCAGGTGGACTACGAAGCGCTCGAGCCGGTGGTCACCTGCGATGCAGCGCTCGCCGACCGCAGCATCCTCCACGACGAAGCCGGCACGAATCTGGTCTGGCAGGGACAATTCGAGTACGGCGAAGTGGACAAGGCGTTCGCCGAGGCGGCGTCCGTCGTCACGATCGACCGGATGCACTTCCACCGTTTCTCTTCGACGCCGCTGGAGAACAACGCCGTCATCGGGCAATGGGATGCGGACGACAACACCATCCAATACTGGAGCAACAACAGCTTTCCCGCATTCGCCATCCAGTTCCTGGCGCCGCACCTCGGAGTGCACATTGACGCCATCCGGACACAGAGCTACGACATCGGCGGCAGCTTCGGAATCAAGATCACGAATTATCCGTACATGGCGCTGTGCGCGCTGGCTTCGCGCAAGGCCGGCGGCCGTCCCGTCAAATGGAGCGAAACCCGCACCGAGCACCTGATGGCCAGCGCTCACGGCAACGAGCGCACCTTCCTGAACACGCGCGTCGCGCTCGACAAGAACGGCGTGATCACCGCCATCGAATCGCGGCACATCGACGATTGCGGCGCCTACCCGCGCTACGAGCCGCTGGGCTGCATCATCTGGGCGCAGGTGCTGCCGGGCGCGTATCGCTTCCGCAACCTGCGCATTGATTTCAAGCAGGTGGCGACCAACAAGTGTCCGGTCGGCCCCAACCGCGGCTACTCGCGCATGCAGCACCTCTGGTTCCTGGAGCGCGTGCTCGACACTTGCGCGCGTGAACTCGGCATCGACCCCGTCGAGATGCGCCTGCGCAATTACATTCAGCCGACTGAGATGCCGTACACCACGCCCAACGGCTGCGTGTACGACTCCGGCAATTATCCGGCGATGCTGAAAAAAGCGCAGGAGCTGATCGGCTGGGACGACTGGCAGAAGAAAATTCCCGAGATGCGCCAGCAAGGGCGCGCGGTCGGCATCGGCATCGGCACCACGCTCGATTCCGGCACCAACAATTTCGGCCAGGCGCGCATCATCAACCCGCTCGCGCCGTTCTCCGGGAATTCGAAGGCAGCGATGGTGAAAATCGACATCTACGGCGAGGTCGTCGTCTTGCTTGGCTCCGTGCCCCAGGGCCAGGGACACGAGACCACTGCTTCGCAAGTGGTCGCCGACGTCCTCAATATCCTGCCCGAGACGGTGCACGTTCGCCCCGGCTTCGACACCGATTTCAACGTCCATACCGGCCACACCGGCACCTACGCCAGCCAATTCGCGGTCACCGGCCTGTCGGCGATTTACGGCGCCGCGGTGAAGCTGAAAAAAGAACTCGCGCAGCTTGCCGCCTTCGTGCTCGACGCGAGCATTGACGATCTGGAATTCGGTGTGGGCAAGGATGGTCCCGAGGTTCGCGTCAAGGGCTCCGATAAGGCGATTCCGTATGGCGGCCTCGCCAACATTGTGAACGTCAACAACGCCGGGCTGCCGGAGGATCTCGACGTCACGCTCAACTGCCGTTACGTGTATCGTCCGCCATTCAAGCTTCCCGACCTCGGGAGGAAATACGGCAACCTGACGCTGACCTATGCCGCACAATTGCACATCGCGGTGGTCGAGGTGGAGCGCGACACCTTCGTCCCGCGCATCCTCGCCTATGCCTGCGTGGACGATTGCGGGCGCGCCGTCAACCCGCGCATCGTCGAAGGCCAGGTGCACGGCTGCACCGCGCACGGCATCGGCGCCGCCATCATGGAGACCTGCGCCTACGATCCCGCCGGAAACCTGCTCACCAGCACTTTCAGCGACTACACGCCCATCACCGCCCTCAACATGCCGCGCCTGCGCTACGGCCACATCGAAACGCCCTCGCCGTTTACCTTCAACGGCGCCAAAGGAATGGGCGAAGGCGGGGCCGCGCCGCTGCACACCATGTGCGCCGCCATCCAGGACGCGGTGTATCCCCTGAAGGTGTTTGTCAGCGATTCGCACAACACTGCCGACAGCTTGTTTGCCGCCATCCAGTCGGCGCAATCGGGCGCGCACGCACGCGGCGTTCGCATCCAGCATTCCAGCGCCGGCACGGAAACCAAATGGGAGGGAGGCCAGGACCTGATGTAG
- a CDS encoding carbon monoxide dehydrogenase subunit G, which produces MAFSFGGEFTVQRTPEETYDFLTDPNRFCPLLPDYQKVDVRDAENFMVDVKVGISHIRGTATVKLHLAEHTRPSHALYTGKATMAGGNVDLNARFDLRPDGVGTVVSWKGEAQVFGRLTSIAGGLLEPLARKNIQKVVASLQQAMNGERNRTTETPRTQGTTEQPDATTGTDKLGVPR; this is translated from the coding sequence ATGGCCTTTAGCTTTGGCGGCGAATTCACGGTGCAGCGCACGCCCGAGGAGACCTACGATTTCCTTACCGACCCGAACCGGTTCTGCCCGCTGCTGCCCGACTACCAGAAAGTGGACGTGCGCGACGCGGAGAATTTCATGGTGGATGTGAAGGTCGGCATCTCGCACATCCGCGGTACGGCCACGGTGAAGCTGCATCTGGCCGAGCACACTCGTCCTTCCCACGCCCTTTACACCGGCAAGGCCACCATGGCGGGAGGGAACGTGGACCTGAATGCACGTTTCGATCTGCGTCCTGACGGCGTCGGCACGGTGGTGAGTTGGAAAGGCGAGGCGCAGGTGTTCGGCCGTCTGACATCCATCGCCGGCGGGCTGCTGGAGCCGCTGGCGCGCAAGAATATTCAGAAAGTGGTCGCGAGCCTGCAGCAGGCGATGAATGGGGAGAGGAATCGCACCACCGAGACACCAAGAACACAGGGGACCACCGAACAACCAGATGCGACAACAGGAACGGATAAGCTCGGTGTACCTCGGTGA
- a CDS encoding (2Fe-2S)-binding protein encodes MPDVISKPTDRVAITLKVNGKSYTERIEGRTLLVDFLRETLDLTGTHIGCDTSYCGACTVLLDGKAVKSCTVFAVQADGAEITTVEGLAAGGNLNPLQEAFAGNHGLQCGYCTPGFLLAATELLASHPRPSDEEILKGIAGNTCRCTGYQNILKAIRAAAGTADSSRG; translated from the coding sequence ATGCCTGACGTGATCTCGAAACCGACGGACCGCGTGGCAATCACGCTCAAGGTGAACGGGAAGTCGTACACCGAGAGGATCGAGGGGCGCACGCTGCTCGTGGATTTCTTGCGCGAGACGCTCGACCTTACCGGCACGCACATCGGATGCGACACCAGCTATTGCGGCGCCTGTACCGTGCTTCTGGACGGCAAAGCGGTGAAGTCGTGCACGGTGTTTGCCGTGCAGGCTGATGGCGCCGAAATCACGACCGTCGAAGGGCTGGCGGCGGGCGGCAATCTCAATCCATTGCAAGAAGCGTTTGCCGGCAACCATGGCTTGCAATGCGGTTACTGCACGCCGGGCTTCCTGCTGGCCGCCACCGAACTGCTGGCGTCGCATCCACGGCCCTCCGACGAGGAAATTCTCAAGGGAATCGCAGGGAACACGTGCCGCTGTACCGGGTACCAGAACATCTTGAAGGCAATCCGGGCGGCGGCGGGAACAGCAGATTCCTCGCGGGGTTGA
- a CDS encoding ketopantoate reductase family protein, with the protein MKKVLIVGCGAIGSLYAAHLARVAEVWALVRRDDHARVLNERGIRVTGQRGFVAHVHATGDPQQLPEFDFAIVATKATHTRQAFAPVGKRCDRAAVISAQNGLGSEEVLAELTRGYVIRGTTFMSGTRHSDCDVELELDQYTWLGPFEPSGTPFAVVKAAADLIVAGGLKAVALEDARPAQWSKLIFNASVNAVSALTRLPHSPEFADERSPEALGRLLHELIDEGKRVAQACGVALHEDPWEMNKIGAQTNHPTSMLFDVDHELPTEVDYLCGAIACEAERAGVAAPLHSAMWRLVRGLEVSWQQEKHKKATQRA; encoded by the coding sequence ATGAAAAAAGTTCTCATCGTCGGCTGCGGGGCTATCGGCTCGCTCTACGCCGCGCACTTGGCGCGCGTCGCCGAGGTGTGGGCGCTGGTCCGCCGGGACGACCACGCGCGTGTCTTGAACGAGCGCGGAATTCGCGTCACCGGCCAGCGCGGTTTTGTCGCGCACGTCCATGCCACCGGCGATCCGCAACAACTCCCCGAATTCGACTTCGCCATCGTCGCCACCAAGGCCACCCACACCCGCCAGGCCTTTGCCCCGGTGGGAAAGCGCTGCGACCGCGCCGCCGTTATTTCCGCGCAGAACGGCCTCGGCAGCGAGGAAGTGCTGGCGGAACTCACCCGCGGATACGTCATCCGCGGCACGACGTTCATGAGCGGAACGCGCCACAGCGATTGCGACGTTGAACTCGAACTCGACCAGTACACATGGCTCGGGCCGTTCGAGCCGTCCGGAACGCCGTTCGCGGTGGTGAAGGCGGCGGCGGACCTGATCGTCGCCGGCGGTCTCAAGGCGGTGGCGCTGGAAGATGCGCGCCCGGCGCAATGGTCGAAGCTGATCTTCAATGCCTCGGTCAATGCGGTTTCCGCGCTCACCCGGTTGCCGCACTCGCCCGAGTTTGCCGACGAGCGCTCGCCCGAGGCGCTCGGCCGCCTGCTTCACGAGTTGATCGACGAAGGCAAGCGCGTGGCACAGGCGTGTGGCGTTGCGCTGCACGAAGATCCGTGGGAGATGAACAAGATTGGCGCGCAAACCAATCACCCGACCTCCATGCTCTTCGATGTGGACCACGAGCTGCCGACCGAGGTGGATTATCTTTGCGGCGCCATCGCGTGCGAGGCGGAACGCGCCGGCGTCGCGGCTCCGCTGCACTCCGCGATGTGGCGGTTGGTCCGGGGCTTGGAAGTTTCCTGGCAGCAGGAGAAACACAAGAAGGCTACGCAGAGGGCGTAG
- a CDS encoding Xaa-Pro peptidase family protein, protein MTPRCQNGPPITPAEIERRHAALRAAMERDHLDALLVCGNQYAGFEGAVRYVSGFEIVHRYAYVLLPLAGEPTLVFPAEARWIGDKKKPWVREQVWPEVPGRWLRDRAREHGWKRLGVVGMDFVMAVRDYRELAQSACEMVTWDFPFDMVRAVKSDWELAHIGQSMEVILHGFDALVRNFEPGKTEAEIMAPAVERFFAGGAGPRMMNIVLSGPHGEAEAHFKVPGDRVVEPGDLMLYSLEIGGYEGYWVEFSRALIRGKPSPRIQQMAAAYPEAMEAARRVLREGERASNVHRVVAETFAAHGFSLGHLSGHSIGLTMLEHPAIGARSEVELREGMIFSLHPQVIDRDGQVCLYTQDTFRVGKSEGENLADVEWKFYQGGEEIRVSQSIGPSVSQPAHDRR, encoded by the coding sequence ATGACCCCGCGTTGCCAGAACGGCCCGCCGATCACGCCGGCAGAAATCGAGCGCCGCCATGCCGCGCTGCGCGCCGCCATGGAGCGCGACCATCTGGACGCGCTGCTGGTATGCGGGAACCAGTACGCGGGCTTCGAAGGCGCGGTTCGCTATGTCTCCGGCTTCGAGATCGTGCATCGCTACGCCTACGTCCTGCTGCCGCTCGCGGGTGAGCCCACGCTGGTGTTTCCCGCCGAGGCGCGCTGGATCGGCGACAAAAAGAAACCCTGGGTGCGCGAGCAGGTCTGGCCTGAAGTTCCCGGCCGCTGGTTACGCGACCGCGCACGCGAGCACGGCTGGAAGCGCCTGGGCGTTGTCGGCATGGATTTTGTCATGGCGGTGCGCGACTACCGCGAGCTCGCCCAATCCGCGTGCGAAATGGTCACATGGGATTTCCCGTTCGACATGGTGCGCGCCGTCAAGAGCGACTGGGAACTGGCGCACATCGGGCAGAGCATGGAAGTCATTCTCCACGGCTTCGACGCGCTGGTGCGCAACTTTGAACCCGGCAAGACCGAGGCCGAGATCATGGCGCCTGCCGTCGAACGCTTCTTCGCCGGCGGCGCCGGGCCGCGCATGATGAACATCGTGCTTTCCGGCCCGCACGGCGAGGCCGAAGCGCACTTCAAAGTTCCCGGCGACCGTGTCGTCGAGCCCGGCGACCTGATGCTTTACTCGCTGGAAATCGGCGGGTACGAGGGTTACTGGGTGGAATTCTCGCGCGCCCTCATTCGCGGCAAGCCGAGCCCGCGCATCCAGCAGATGGCTGCTGCCTATCCCGAAGCGATGGAGGCCGCGCGCCGCGTCCTGCGCGAAGGGGAGCGGGCCAGCAACGTACATCGCGTGGTTGCCGAAACCTTCGCCGCCCACGGCTTCAGCCTCGGCCATCTCTCGGGTCACTCAATCGGGCTGACCATGCTGGAGCATCCCGCGATTGGCGCGCGCAGCGAGGTCGAGTTGCGCGAGGGCATGATTTTCTCGCTGCACCCGCAGGTCATCGACCGTGACGGCCAAGTTTGCCTTTACACCCAAGACACATTCCGCGTCGGCAAGAGTGAAGGCGAAAACCTCGCCGACGTGGAGTGGAAGTTTTATCAGGGCGGAGAAGAGATCCGGGTCTCTCAGTCCATCGGTCCATCGGTCTCTCAGCCTGCGCATGACCGCCGGTAG
- a CDS encoding Xaa-Pro peptidase family protein, whose amino-acid sequence MPYPIDTAKLDRVRALMNEHRLDAIVARAPDNVMYLTNYWCMKGYDAVVFPRQGEPTLIVIEPQLGDAHRTAWTRDIRPFRFYDERDPRPPTARSLDLALQVLRERGLTERIGIELTNGSQAADRMVGEPTVYTQPYFDAFRGACHDLADAMPVLIEARAIKTAQEIERMRLANELAAIGMEYARDHMRPGEHKESDVAAMIEGRIHAAGIGYKNKVEMARAFTLVWSGKGIATFTATKANPIQEHEPTLVEIWVCADGYWNDLTKNICPGRLTPEYNQLLEMLLGVFNDAADYVRDGASLPELDRRIRAGIAAGGYPGQPSHPVAHGVGARAHEPPYAHQAGTGTIRRGMVLAIEPGCYWPGGGGLRLEDNFLVTENGCEKLCSYPDDFRVFSAGTP is encoded by the coding sequence ATGCCGTATCCAATCGACACCGCCAAGCTCGACCGTGTTCGCGCGCTGATGAACGAGCACCGTCTCGACGCCATCGTGGCGCGCGCACCCGACAATGTGATGTACCTCACCAACTATTGGTGCATGAAGGGCTACGACGCAGTGGTATTCCCGCGCCAGGGCGAACCGACGCTCATCGTCATCGAGCCGCAACTCGGCGACGCGCACCGCACCGCCTGGACGCGCGACATCCGCCCGTTCAGGTTCTACGACGAGCGCGACCCGCGCCCGCCGACCGCGCGCTCCCTCGACCTGGCGCTGCAGGTCCTGCGCGAGCGCGGATTGACCGAGCGAATCGGAATCGAGCTGACCAACGGCTCGCAGGCCGCCGACCGCATGGTTGGCGAGCCGACCGTGTACACGCAGCCGTATTTCGACGCGTTCCGTGGCGCCTGCCACGATCTTGCCGATGCCATGCCGGTGCTGATTGAAGCGCGCGCCATCAAGACCGCGCAGGAAATCGAGCGCATGCGGCTGGCCAACGAGCTGGCGGCCATCGGCATGGAGTACGCGCGCGACCACATGAGACCCGGCGAGCACAAGGAGAGCGACGTCGCCGCCATGATCGAAGGCCGCATTCACGCTGCCGGGATCGGCTACAAGAACAAGGTCGAAATGGCGCGCGCCTTCACCCTGGTCTGGTCGGGCAAGGGCATCGCCACCTTCACCGCCACCAAAGCGAATCCCATTCAGGAGCACGAGCCAACGCTGGTGGAAATCTGGGTTTGCGCCGATGGATACTGGAACGACCTGACAAAAAACATCTGCCCGGGCCGCCTTACGCCGGAATACAACCAACTGCTGGAGATGCTGCTCGGCGTCTTTAACGATGCGGCTGATTACGTGCGCGACGGCGCCAGCTTGCCGGAACTCGATCGCCGCATCCGCGCCGGCATTGCCGCCGGAGGATATCCCGGCCAGCCGTCGCATCCGGTGGCGCACGGCGTCGGCGCACGCGCCCACGAGCCGCCCTACGCGCACCAGGCGGGTACGGGCACCATCCGCCGGGGCATGGTGCTGGCCATCGAGCCCGGATGTTACTGGCCCGGCGGCGGCGGCTTGCGTCTGGAGGACAATTTTCTGGTCACGGAAAACGGTTGCGAAAAATTGTGCAGCTATCCCGATGATTTCCGCGTCTTCTCCGCGGGTACTCCATGA
- a CDS encoding xanthine dehydrogenase family protein subunit M, protein MYPHAFRYHRAASLEEAASMIAELGEDAKLLAGGQSLIPLMKLRLSSPSHLVDLNFVPGVSYIHRANGDLRLGAMARHADLAASAAVRAIPLLHDCAAGIADVQVRNRGTIGGSLAEADPSGDWGAALLALPAEVRCVGPAGERSISISDFFLDAYTTALAPGEVVREILVHVPQGAAGGAYVAFKRCAPVYATASVATQLTMNDRATCREAHIVLGCVGLTAIRARTAEDELAGKELNSQTIARAAEAAMAAADPQPDMRGSVGYKRTLVGSLTRRALEAALRRSQGGAVQGGHIYA, encoded by the coding sequence ATGTATCCGCACGCCTTCCGTTACCATCGCGCCGCTTCGCTTGAGGAAGCCGCGTCCATGATTGCCGAACTGGGCGAGGACGCCAAGCTGCTCGCCGGCGGCCAGAGCCTGATTCCGCTGATGAAGCTGCGGCTGTCCTCGCCTTCGCACCTGGTGGACCTGAACTTCGTTCCCGGCGTTTCGTACATCCACCGCGCCAATGGCGACCTGCGCCTGGGCGCGATGGCGAGGCACGCTGACCTTGCCGCCTCCGCCGCCGTGCGCGCCATCCCGCTGCTGCACGATTGCGCCGCTGGCATTGCCGACGTGCAGGTGCGGAACCGCGGCACCATCGGCGGATCGCTCGCCGAGGCCGATCCCAGCGGCGATTGGGGCGCCGCGCTGCTGGCGCTTCCCGCCGAGGTGCGCTGCGTTGGCCCGGCAGGCGAACGGAGCATTTCGATTTCCGATTTTTTTCTTGACGCCTACACCACCGCGCTCGCGCCCGGCGAGGTGGTGCGCGAAATCCTGGTGCACGTTCCGCAAGGCGCCGCCGGCGGAGCCTACGTTGCCTTCAAGCGCTGCGCTCCCGTGTATGCCACCGCCAGCGTCGCCACGCAATTGACCATGAACGACCGCGCCACCTGCCGCGAGGCGCACATCGTGCTCGGCTGCGTCGGGCTCACCGCAATCCGCGCCCGCACCGCTGAAGACGAGCTCGCCGGCAAGGAGCTGAACTCGCAGACCATCGCGCGCGCCGCCGAGGCCGCCATGGCTGCCGCCGATCCCCAACCCGACATGCGCGGCTCGGTGGGTTACAAGCGCACCCTGGTAGGTTCGCTCACCCGGCGCGCCCTGGAGGCTGCGCTGCGCCGCAGCCAGGGCGGGGCCGTGCAAGGCGGCCACATCTATGCCTGA